A window from Littorina saxatilis isolate snail1 linkage group LG9, US_GU_Lsax_2.0, whole genome shotgun sequence encodes these proteins:
- the LOC138976055 gene encoding tRNA-specific adenosine deaminase 2-like, which translates to MKTRMEEHDAWMQKAMGYAQEALSNGEVPVGCVLVYQNQELATGANRVNETKNATSHAEMVAIQKVMRWCVEQNRNQKEVFREITLYVTVEPCIMCAGALRQMGVPLVVYGCSNDRFGGCGSILNIASDSLPSLGPGYDVIKGVLAEEAVQLLKQFYKHENPNAPDDKRKIKQASAE; encoded by the coding sequence ATGAAAACCAGAATGGAAGAACATGACGCATGGATGCAGAAAGCAATGGGTTACGCCCAAGAGGCGCTGTCAAATGGGGAAGTACCTGTAGGCTGTGTCTTGGTGTACCAAAACCAGGAGCTGGCAACAGGGGCTAACCGAGTCAACGAAACGAAAAACGCCACTAGCCACGCAGAGATGGTCGCCATTCAGAAAGTGATGCGATGGTGTGTGGAGCAGAATCGCAATCAGAAAGAAGTGTTCAGGGAAATAACGCTGTACGTCACCGTTGAACCTTGCATCATGTGTGCGGGAGCGTTACGACAAATGGGAGTCCCGCTGGTTGTGTATGGCTGCAGCAACGACCGGTTTGGCGGTTGTGGTTCCATTTTGAACATTGCCTCTGATTCTCTTCCTTCCCTAGGGCCTGgttatgatgtcatcaaaggaGTTCTGGCGGAAGAAGCTGTGCAGTTGTTGAAACAGTTCTACAAACATGAAAATCCCAATGCTCCTGATGACAAGAGAAAGATTAAACAAGCTTCTGCTGAATAG